The Immundisolibacter cernigliae genome has a window encoding:
- the ubiE gene encoding bifunctional demethylmenaquinone methyltransferase/2-methoxy-6-polyprenyl-1,4-benzoquinol methylase UbiE, whose protein sequence is MEHDTTDFGFSEVPVADKARRVREVFDSVAPRYDLMNDLMSLGLHRLWKRFAVELAAVRRGERVLDLAGGTGDLTRQLAPQVGSTGRVLLADINGAMLARGRDRLLDAGIAGNVDYLQVDAERLPLADGSLDCVVIGFGLRNVTDKQAALTEMQRVLKPGGRALVLEFSQPVLAPLKPLYDAYSFKVLPRIGRLVAGDADSYRYLAESIRRHPDQDTLLGMLHAAGFSRCQYFNLTGGIVAVHRGYRL, encoded by the coding sequence ATGGAACACGACACCACGGATTTCGGCTTCAGCGAAGTGCCGGTCGCCGACAAGGCGCGGCGGGTGCGCGAGGTGTTCGACTCGGTGGCGCCGCGCTATGACCTGATGAACGATCTGATGTCGCTGGGCCTGCACCGGCTGTGGAAGCGCTTTGCGGTGGAACTGGCCGCCGTGCGGCGCGGCGAGCGGGTGCTCGATCTGGCCGGCGGCACCGGTGATCTGACGCGCCAGCTGGCGCCCCAGGTGGGGTCGACCGGTCGCGTGCTGCTGGCGGACATCAACGGCGCCATGCTGGCGCGCGGCCGCGACCGGCTGCTGGATGCCGGCATTGCCGGTAACGTGGACTACCTGCAGGTGGATGCCGAGCGGCTGCCGCTGGCGGATGGCAGCCTCGATTGCGTGGTCATCGGTTTTGGCCTGCGCAACGTCACCGACAAGCAGGCCGCGCTGACCGAAATGCAGCGCGTGCTAAAGCCCGGCGGGCGGGCGCTGGTGCTGGAGTTCTCGCAGCCCGTGCTGGCGCCGCTCAAGCCCCTGTATGACGCCTACAGCTTCAAGGTGCTGCCGCGCATCGGCCGGCTGGTGGCTGGCGACGCTGACAGTTACCGCTATCTGGCCGAATCCATCCGCCGCCACCCCGACCAGGACACGCTGCTGGGCATGCTGCATGCGGCCGGCTTCAGCCGCTGCCAGTATTTCAACCTCACCGGCGGCATCGTGGCCGTGCATCGGGGCTATCGACTGTGA
- a CDS encoding aromatic ring-hydroxylating oxygenase subunit alpha, producing the protein MRIERAVPIDYDLLIQPDRVHSALYTDPVIFDEEMEKIFHHGWVFVGHDSEIPNPGDYVTRQIGQQPVIMSRGKDGRVHVVRNRCAHRGNKVCARDAGNEKVFACPYHGWVFDLDGSLLDTPQADGYGPDFDKSAHGMAPAAQVEVYRGFVFASLNHSRMTLAEHLGRATDLLDRCADLSPQGELQLTAGWLKHRFKANWKMLPENDCDGYHVDFTHSSFMSATDSQAIDLIQGGGEPVVRDWGNGHMEIDFGVAYRKRGIPFEWFGRVPASKLPDYVTAMEARYGKEKSHEMFCGGPPHAIIFPNLFLGELNVVFYYPVSPGECVQLYTPMLLKGAPEMNRRAIHQTEGAVGPGSFLIPEDVVIAERNQAGLAAQQPEWMDLSRGLHREYQEDGLTVSHMSDETVNRSFYRRYKAAMQRDLRAAT; encoded by the coding sequence ATGCGCATCGAACGGGCGGTTCCGATCGATTACGACCTGCTCATCCAGCCAGACCGGGTACACAGCGCGCTGTATACGGACCCGGTCATCTTCGACGAGGAGATGGAAAAGATCTTCCACCACGGCTGGGTGTTCGTCGGCCACGACAGCGAGATTCCCAATCCCGGCGACTACGTCACCCGGCAGATCGGCCAGCAGCCGGTCATCATGTCGCGCGGCAAGGACGGGCGCGTGCACGTCGTTCGCAACCGCTGTGCCCATCGTGGCAACAAGGTCTGCGCACGCGACGCCGGCAACGAAAAGGTGTTCGCCTGCCCGTACCACGGCTGGGTGTTCGATCTGGACGGCAGCCTGCTGGACACGCCGCAGGCCGACGGCTACGGCCCGGATTTCGACAAGTCCGCCCACGGCATGGCGCCGGCGGCGCAGGTGGAGGTGTATCGCGGCTTCGTGTTCGCCAGCCTGAACCACTCGCGCATGACGCTGGCCGAGCACCTCGGTCGCGCCACCGACTTGCTGGACCGCTGCGCCGACCTGTCGCCGCAAGGCGAGTTGCAACTGACCGCCGGCTGGCTGAAACACCGGTTCAAGGCCAACTGGAAGATGCTGCCGGAGAACGATTGCGACGGGTATCACGTCGATTTCACACACTCGTCGTTCATGTCCGCCACCGACTCGCAGGCCATCGACCTTATCCAGGGCGGCGGCGAGCCGGTCGTGCGGGACTGGGGCAACGGGCACATGGAAATCGACTTTGGCGTCGCGTACCGCAAGCGCGGCATTCCGTTCGAGTGGTTCGGCCGGGTGCCGGCGTCGAAATTGCCGGACTACGTCACGGCCATGGAGGCCCGCTACGGAAAGGAAAAATCCCACGAGATGTTCTGTGGTGGCCCGCCGCACGCCATCATCTTCCCGAATCTTTTTCTGGGCGAACTGAATGTCGTCTTTTACTACCCGGTAAGCCCCGGCGAGTGCGTGCAGCTGTATACGCCGATGCTGCTAAAGGGCGCGCCGGAAATGAACCGGCGCGCCATCCACCAGACCGAGGGCGCCGTGGGGCCGGGCTCGTTCCTGATTCCGGAGGATGTGGTCATCGCCGAGCGCAATCAGGCCGGCCTGGCGGCGCAGCAGCCCGAATGGATGGACCTCAGTCGGGGTCTGCATCGGGAATACCAGGAAGACGGCCTGACCGTCTCGCACATGTCGGATGAGACCGTGAACCGGTCCTTTTACCGGCGTTACAAGGCGGCCATGCAGCGCGATCTGCGCGCCGCGACCTGA
- the ubiB gene encoding ubiquinone biosynthesis regulatory protein kinase UbiB, with product MTSLPGLLRLWWVLFVLARAGGDEIILGHPRLPGGRLLLRLLPWRWRARPPRGVRLREALEKLGPIFVKFGQILSTRRDLLPPDIADELVRLQDQVPPFPGDQARRLIETAYGQPLSTVLAEFDDVPLASASIAQVHAGRLPDGREIVIKVVRPGIAPRIRRDIRLLYMLARFAHRVVRETRRLRPVEVVREFELTLLDELDLMREAGNASQLRRHWLDSPDLYVPEVYWDYVRPNVMMMERIRGIGIDNIVAMHAAGVDFQRLAERGVEIFFRQVFEHNFFHADMHAGNIFVGPNEQYIAVDFGIVGSLRPEDQRYLAENFVAFFNRDYATVAKAHLRAGWVPADLRVDQFEGAIRAVCEPIFDKPLKDISFGVLLLRLFQVARRFDMQVQPQLVLLQKTLLNIEGLGRRLYPELDLWRTAKPFLERWMAERIGWRALRNTLREEAPLWAETLPRVPNLIYGALEQAQRPKLSPPAPRRRWPGRLELVLGGAGLTAAGGWVWQLAGFAQPVWLGIPALAWPLGLLTIVLLWPRRG from the coding sequence ATGACCAGCCTGCCGGGCCTGCTGCGCCTGTGGTGGGTGCTGTTCGTGCTGGCGCGCGCCGGCGGCGACGAGATCATCCTGGGTCACCCGCGCCTGCCGGGCGGGCGCCTGCTGCTGCGCCTGCTGCCCTGGCGCTGGCGTGCGCGCCCGCCACGCGGCGTGCGCCTGCGCGAGGCGCTTGAAAAGCTCGGGCCGATCTTCGTCAAGTTCGGGCAGATTCTGTCCACCCGGCGCGACCTGTTGCCGCCGGACATTGCCGACGAGCTGGTGCGCCTGCAGGATCAGGTACCGCCGTTTCCGGGCGATCAGGCGCGCCGGCTGATCGAAACCGCTTACGGCCAGCCGCTGAGCACGGTGCTGGCCGAATTCGACGACGTGCCACTGGCGTCGGCCTCGATCGCCCAGGTGCATGCCGGGCGCCTGCCGGACGGGCGCGAAATCGTCATCAAGGTGGTGCGGCCGGGCATCGCACCACGCATCCGGCGCGATATCCGCCTGCTGTACATGCTGGCCCGGTTCGCGCACCGGGTGGTGCGCGAGACGCGCCGCCTGCGCCCGGTGGAAGTGGTGCGCGAGTTCGAGTTGACGCTGCTCGACGAACTCGACCTGATGCGCGAAGCCGGCAACGCCAGCCAGCTGCGCCGCCACTGGCTGGACTCGCCCGACCTGTACGTGCCGGAGGTGTACTGGGACTACGTGCGCCCGAACGTGATGATGATGGAGCGCATCCGCGGCATCGGCATCGACAACATCGTCGCCATGCACGCCGCCGGCGTGGACTTCCAGCGCCTGGCCGAGCGCGGCGTGGAGATCTTTTTCCGGCAGGTGTTCGAGCACAATTTCTTTCATGCCGACATGCACGCCGGCAACATCTTCGTCGGCCCGAACGAGCAATACATTGCGGTCGATTTCGGCATCGTCGGCAGCCTGCGCCCGGAAGACCAACGCTACCTGGCCGAGAACTTCGTGGCCTTCTTCAACCGCGACTACGCCACCGTGGCCAAGGCCCACCTGCGCGCCGGCTGGGTGCCGGCCGACCTGCGGGTCGATCAGTTCGAGGGCGCCATTCGCGCCGTGTGCGAGCCGATCTTCGACAAGCCACTGAAGGACATTTCCTTCGGCGTGCTGCTGCTGCGGCTGTTCCAGGTGGCACGGCGTTTCGACATGCAGGTGCAGCCGCAGCTGGTGCTCTTGCAGAAAACCTTGCTCAATATCGAGGGCTTGGGCCGGCGTCTTTATCCGGAGCTTGATCTTTGGCGCACCGCCAAGCCGTTTCTGGAGCGCTGGATGGCCGAGCGCATCGGCTGGCGGGCACTGCGCAACACCCTGCGCGAGGAGGCGCCGCTGTGGGCGGAAACCCTGCCGCGGGTGCCGAATCTCATTTACGGCGCGCTTGAGCAGGCGCAGCGGCCCAAGCTGTCGCCGCCGGCGCCGCGAAGGCGCTGGCCGGGACGGCTCGAACTGGTGCTGGGCGGCGCGGGGCTGACCGCCGCGGGGGGCTGGGTCTGGCAGCTTGCCGGCTTCGCTCAGCCGGTGTGGTTGGGAATACCGGCCCTGGCGTGGCCGCTCGGCCTGCTGACGATCGTCTTGTTGTGGCCGCGGCGGGGTTAG
- a CDS encoding dihydrodipicolinate synthase family protein: MPRRDRLTVNDVHGAWAIIPTPAVDNAEDWRCEDSIDYDEVAKAVDGLIVGGVDAIMAQGTFGEGATITWEEKKKMMSVMVETARGRKPIFVGVTTLNTRDTIKQLKHARDIGADGTMLGLPMWQVCDVPNAVRFYRDVAEAVPEMAICVYANPEAFKFQFPTPFWAGVAEIPQVITCKYIHIGQLSIHTAVTKKRIRFLPIEFDHLDAARIDPEFHTAFWSPCANGGPEMTIRIRDTVKEAVKTGDWSTALRVWGAAAPVMGHLMPPGGFPEFSRYNIQLDKARINASGWMKAGPCRPPYLTAPANYLEGAVKAGKGWAELCAKVRAGEL, translated from the coding sequence ATGCCAAGACGCGACCGCCTGACCGTGAACGACGTTCACGGCGCCTGGGCCATCATCCCCACCCCGGCCGTGGACAACGCCGAGGACTGGCGCTGCGAGGACAGCATCGACTATGACGAGGTTGCCAAGGCCGTCGACGGCCTGATCGTGGGCGGCGTCGACGCCATCATGGCCCAGGGCACCTTCGGCGAAGGCGCCACCATCACCTGGGAAGAAAAGAAAAAGATGATGTCGGTGATGGTCGAGACCGCCCGCGGCCGCAAGCCCATCTTCGTCGGCGTGACCACGCTGAACACCCGCGACACCATCAAGCAGCTGAAGCACGCGCGCGACATCGGCGCCGACGGCACCATGCTCGGCCTGCCCATGTGGCAGGTGTGCGACGTGCCCAACGCGGTGCGCTTCTACCGCGACGTGGCCGAGGCGGTGCCGGAAATGGCGATCTGCGTGTACGCCAACCCGGAGGCGTTCAAGTTCCAGTTCCCGACCCCGTTCTGGGCCGGCGTGGCGGAAATTCCGCAGGTCATAACCTGTAAGTACATCCACATTGGCCAGCTGTCCATACACACGGCGGTGACCAAAAAGCGCATCCGTTTCCTGCCGATCGAGTTCGATCACCTGGACGCCGCGCGCATCGATCCGGAGTTCCACACCGCCTTCTGGTCGCCCTGCGCCAACGGTGGACCGGAGATGACCATCCGCATCCGCGACACCGTAAAGGAAGCCGTCAAGACCGGCGACTGGAGCACCGCGCTGCGCGTATGGGGCGCCGCTGCGCCAGTCATGGGCCATCTGATGCCGCCGGGTGGTTTCCCGGAGTTCTCGCGCTACAACATCCAGCTCGACAAGGCGCGCATCAACGCCAGCGGCTGGATGAAGGCCGGCCCCTGCCGTCCGCCGTACCTGACCGCCCCGGCCAACTACCTTGAAGGCGCCGTCAAGGCCGGCAAGGGCTGGGCCGAGCTGTGCGCCAAGGTGCGCGCCGGCGAGCTGTAA
- a CDS encoding ubiquinone biosynthesis accessory factor UbiJ gives MTDERASTGTGLPLAALEIALNRLLALDPLTLERLAALDGRVIRLEVPALGLQFTFAPHANGLQWLSPAPETVDAHISGSLAGLLRAQAGGGLEGLQIEGDKHLASAFASALREARIDWPELLAPWLGDVATQRGVQALESLAGALAEGADSLLRSGAEFLQYERPVLVSAAEWGSFKAEVRELHEAVGALERRIALLALRQQ, from the coding sequence GTGACGGACGAGCGGGCGAGCACCGGCACAGGCCTGCCGCTGGCGGCGCTGGAAATCGCCCTGAACCGGCTGCTGGCGCTGGACCCGCTGACGCTGGAACGGCTGGCGGCGCTGGACGGGCGTGTGATCCGGCTCGAAGTGCCGGCGCTGGGCTTGCAGTTCACGTTTGCGCCCCATGCCAACGGTCTGCAGTGGCTGTCGCCCGCGCCAGAGACAGTCGACGCGCACATCAGCGGCAGCCTGGCCGGTCTGCTGCGCGCCCAGGCCGGCGGCGGTCTGGAGGGCCTGCAAATAGAAGGTGACAAGCATCTGGCCAGTGCCTTCGCCAGCGCGCTGCGCGAGGCGCGCATCGACTGGCCGGAGCTGCTCGCGCCCTGGTTGGGCGACGTGGCCACGCAGCGTGGCGTGCAGGCGCTCGAATCGCTGGCCGGCGCGCTGGCCGAGGGCGCCGATTCGCTGCTGCGCAGTGGCGCCGAGTTCCTGCAGTACGAGCGCCCGGTGCTGGTCAGCGCTGCCGAGTGGGGCAGCTTCAAGGCCGAAGTGCGTGAACTTCACGAGGCGGTCGGCGCGCTGGAACGACGCATCGCCTTGCTCGCCCTGCGCCAGCAATGA
- a CDS encoding 3'-5' exonuclease gives MFKSVFDRVWAFDCEWVPDPAAGRALYKLPAAMPDREVMEHMWQQAGASDEDPMPFLKTIVCRVVSIAAVTRQRRRDGSVQLHLLSLPKDVSDAAQAAEGHVIGTFLDAVGEHKPQLVGFNSIAADMKILLQRAVVNGLSAADFCHRPDKPWEGVDYFARGDAHVDIKDILGGWGKATPSLHELATLSGIPGKLDVDGNAVASLWLDGQLDRIVAYNECDALTTYLVWLRLAHLGGHFDDRAYAQEQQRVRDLLQAQIAQGRAHLAAFLEAWQVLSSRL, from the coding sequence ATGTTCAAGAGCGTATTCGACAGGGTCTGGGCCTTCGACTGCGAATGGGTGCCCGATCCGGCCGCCGGGCGGGCGCTGTACAAGCTGCCGGCCGCCATGCCGGACCGCGAGGTGATGGAACACATGTGGCAGCAGGCCGGCGCCAGCGACGAGGACCCGATGCCGTTCCTGAAGACCATCGTCTGCCGGGTGGTGTCGATTGCCGCCGTGACGCGCCAGCGTCGGCGCGACGGCAGTGTGCAACTGCATCTGCTGTCGTTGCCAAAGGACGTGAGTGATGCCGCACAGGCGGCGGAAGGGCACGTGATCGGCACTTTCCTGGACGCCGTCGGCGAGCACAAGCCGCAGCTGGTCGGTTTCAACTCGATAGCCGCCGACATGAAGATCCTGCTGCAGCGGGCGGTGGTCAACGGCCTGTCGGCAGCGGATTTTTGCCACCGCCCGGACAAGCCTTGGGAGGGCGTGGACTACTTTGCCCGCGGCGATGCGCATGTCGACATCAAGGACATCCTGGGCGGCTGGGGCAAGGCCACACCATCGCTGCACGAACTGGCCACGCTGTCCGGCATTCCCGGCAAGTTGGACGTGGACGGCAACGCCGTGGCCAGCCTGTGGCTGGACGGCCAGCTCGATCGCATCGTCGCCTACAACGAGTGCGATGCGCTGACCACGTATCTGGTGTGGCTGCGCCTGGCGCATCTGGGCGGCCACTTCGACGACCGCGCCTATGCGCAGGAGCAACAGCGCGTGCGCGATCTGCTACAGGCGCAGATCGCCCAGGGCCGCGCGCACCTCGCCGCGTTTCTGGAGGCCTGGCAGGTGCTGTCCAGCCGACTGTAG
- the yghU gene encoding glutathione-dependent disulfide-bond oxidoreductase produces MTDSSVYVPPKVWKWKAGGEGRFANINRPISGATHDKELPVGKHPLQLYSLATPNGVKVTILLEELLALGKQGAEYDAHLINIMEGDQFGSGFVAVNPNSKIPALVDRGASPPTRVFESGAILVYLAEKFDAFLPRAPSARAECMSWLFWQIGSAPYVGGGFGHFYAYAPVKIEYCIDRFTMEAKRLLDVLDRTLAGRRYLCGDEYTIADMANVAWYGSLVLDNLYEAQEFLDVASYTHVVRWATEIRARPAVQRGRRVNRTWGPEEERLPERHDASDFEAKRG; encoded by the coding sequence ATGACCGACTCGTCAGTTTACGTTCCGCCCAAGGTCTGGAAATGGAAAGCCGGCGGCGAGGGAAGATTCGCCAACATCAACCGGCCGATTTCCGGCGCCACGCATGACAAGGAATTGCCCGTCGGCAAGCATCCGCTGCAGCTGTATTCGCTGGCAACCCCGAACGGGGTCAAGGTCACGATCCTGCTGGAAGAACTGCTGGCGCTGGGCAAGCAAGGGGCCGAATACGACGCGCACCTGATCAACATCATGGAAGGCGATCAGTTCGGCAGTGGTTTCGTGGCCGTGAATCCCAATTCCAAGATTCCGGCCCTGGTGGATCGCGGCGCATCTCCGCCGACGCGGGTGTTCGAATCCGGGGCCATTCTGGTTTATCTGGCCGAGAAGTTCGACGCCTTCTTGCCCAGGGCGCCGTCTGCACGGGCCGAATGCATGTCGTGGCTGTTCTGGCAGATCGGCAGCGCGCCTTACGTGGGCGGCGGCTTTGGACACTTTTATGCCTACGCGCCGGTGAAGATCGAATACTGCATCGATCGGTTCACCATGGAAGCAAAGCGCCTGCTCGATGTGCTGGATCGCACCCTCGCCGGGCGGCGCTATCTGTGTGGCGACGAGTACACCATCGCCGACATGGCCAACGTAGCCTGGTACGGCAGCCTGGTGCTGGACAATCTTTACGAGGCGCAGGAGTTTCTGGATGTGGCCTCGTACACCCACGTCGTGCGCTGGGCGACCGAGATTCGGGCGCGTCCGGCCGTGCAACGCGGTCGGCGCGTCAACAGGACCTGGGGGCCGGAAGAGGAACGCTTGCCGGAACGGCACGACGCCAGCGACTTCGAGGCCAAGCGGGGTTAA
- a CDS encoding CocE/NonD family hydrolase — MTDAELERALAAVDLPRPGYWQAQYLKNVEQLSKPQYTMIVERDVPLQMRDGVTLRADVFRPDAPGKFPGLLALSAYGKDCQSAPIPAQPINSWVFDHNVEAGDIEFFVRRGYVYVIPDERGLGKSEGAWNGPFSVQEQEDGHDIVEWIAAQPWCSGKVGMMGISWFGMIQRFVAAQQPPHLAAIFPYEAANDLYGVAYEGGVIQPFWWELEREIPAHTTASESEKLYSPEELEARVNAIAATKDIALNTNYVRLLARRKTAFFDQLLHPTNTDFWARRRSRDKVGKITVPVYTASCWIPFFKPFMQAVWDDMNDPTLNVPKKAAIFGHHIHTALPGPPELKYEALRWYDHWMKGVDTGIMDEPPIRLFVMGTNQYRFEHEWPLARTQWTRLYLRPFGALTPLPEPTDADPDPLVHRPPIISTERNSVRYSTPPMSAPMEVTGPVVLNLHAALDQPDATFIAKLWAVGPGDARFPLCRGVLKASHRALDAEKSTPWNPVQTHVDPQPVVPGEVNEYSIGFPSISYVFRPGERMELEISTCDPIDIPWHHRMNVMGPLPSMTLTYYKLYRDKDHASHLLVPVIPIGAPHG, encoded by the coding sequence ATGACGGACGCCGAACTCGAACGCGCCCTGGCGGCAGTCGACCTGCCCCGCCCTGGCTACTGGCAGGCGCAGTACCTGAAAAACGTCGAGCAGCTGTCGAAGCCGCAGTACACGATGATCGTCGAGCGCGACGTGCCGCTGCAGATGCGCGACGGCGTGACGCTGCGCGCGGACGTGTTCCGCCCGGACGCGCCGGGCAAGTTCCCGGGCCTGCTGGCGCTGTCGGCCTACGGCAAGGACTGCCAGTCGGCGCCCATCCCGGCGCAGCCGATCAACTCCTGGGTGTTCGACCACAACGTCGAGGCCGGCGACATCGAGTTCTTTGTCCGGCGCGGCTACGTGTACGTGATCCCGGACGAGCGCGGCCTTGGCAAGTCCGAGGGCGCATGGAACGGCCCGTTCAGCGTGCAGGAACAGGAGGACGGCCACGACATCGTGGAATGGATCGCCGCCCAGCCGTGGTGCAGCGGCAAGGTCGGCATGATGGGCATTTCCTGGTTCGGCATGATCCAGCGCTTCGTGGCCGCCCAACAGCCGCCGCACCTGGCCGCCATCTTTCCCTACGAAGCCGCCAATGATCTGTATGGCGTGGCCTACGAAGGCGGCGTGATCCAGCCGTTCTGGTGGGAGCTGGAGCGCGAGATTCCGGCCCACACCACGGCGTCCGAGTCCGAGAAGCTGTACTCGCCGGAAGAACTCGAAGCGCGCGTCAACGCCATCGCGGCGACCAAGGACATCGCCCTCAACACCAACTACGTGCGCCTGCTGGCGCGGCGCAAGACGGCCTTTTTCGACCAGCTGCTGCACCCCACCAACACCGACTTCTGGGCCCGGCGCCGCTCGCGCGACAAGGTCGGGAAGATCACCGTGCCGGTGTATACGGCCAGCTGCTGGATTCCGTTCTTCAAGCCGTTCATGCAGGCCGTGTGGGACGACATGAACGACCCGACCCTGAACGTGCCCAAGAAGGCCGCCATCTTCGGCCACCACATCCACACCGCCCTGCCCGGCCCGCCGGAGCTCAAATACGAGGCGCTGCGCTGGTACGACCACTGGATGAAGGGCGTCGACACCGGAATCATGGACGAGCCGCCCATTCGGTTGTTCGTGATGGGCACAAACCAATACCGCTTCGAGCACGAATGGCCACTGGCGCGCACGCAGTGGACCCGGCTTTACCTGCGCCCGTTCGGGGCGCTCACGCCGCTGCCCGAACCCACCGACGCGGACCCCGACCCGCTGGTCCATCGCCCGCCGATCATCTCCACCGAGCGCAACTCGGTGCGCTATTCGACGCCGCCGATGAGCGCGCCGATGGAAGTCACCGGACCTGTGGTGCTGAACCTGCACGCGGCGCTGGATCAGCCGGATGCGACGTTCATTGCCAAACTGTGGGCGGTCGGACCCGGCGACGCGCGTTTCCCGCTGTGCCGCGGCGTGCTCAAGGCCTCACACCGGGCGCTGGATGCCGAAAAATCCACGCCCTGGAATCCGGTGCAGACCCATGTCGACCCGCAGCCGGTGGTGCCGGGCGAGGTGAACGAGTACTCGATCGGCTTCCCGTCGATCTCCTACGTGTTCCGGCCCGGCGAGCGCATGGAGCTCGAAATCAGCACCTGCGACCCGATCGACATCCCCTGGCACCACCGCATGAACGTGATGGGCCCCCTGCCCAGCATGACGCTGACCTACTACAAGCTGTACCGCGACAAGGACCACGCCTCGCACCTGCTGGTGCCGGTGATTCCGATCGGCGCACCGCACGGCTGA
- a CDS encoding DUF427 domain-containing protein: MQAIWNGQVIAESPDTVVVEGNHYFPLESVNRALLEQSVTTTVCPWKGTANYYSLNVDGARNVDAVWYYAQPKPAAAQIAGRVAFWRGVQIVDPA; encoded by the coding sequence ATGCAAGCAATCTGGAACGGACAGGTCATCGCCGAGTCGCCCGACACCGTGGTCGTGGAGGGGAATCACTACTTTCCGCTTGAATCCGTGAACCGCGCATTGCTTGAGCAAAGCGTGACGACGACGGTTTGCCCCTGGAAAGGAACGGCGAATTACTACTCGCTCAACGTCGACGGTGCGCGCAACGTCGATGCGGTGTGGTACTACGCGCAGCCGAAGCCCGCCGCGGCGCAGATTGCCGGCCGCGTGGCCTTCTGGCGGGGCGTGCAGATCGTCGACCCGGCCTGA
- a CDS encoding aromatic-ring-hydroxylating dioxygenase subunit beta → MVSDPLLRQISDFIHHEARLCDESRYAEWEALWTEDGHYWVPRSDGLDPEKQVSHINDNRRRIHTRIAQLLTGTRHSQTPPSPMRRVVSGIVVEAIDGNDYVVGSNFILLELAIQSTRDVHVWGGRITHRLRQAGDGWLMAAKKVVLVDGDEPIPNISFLI, encoded by the coding sequence ATGGTTTCAGACCCGCTGCTGAGGCAGATCAGCGACTTCATTCATCACGAAGCACGCCTGTGTGACGAGTCCCGTTACGCCGAATGGGAGGCCCTGTGGACCGAGGATGGCCATTACTGGGTGCCGCGTTCCGACGGCCTGGATCCGGAAAAGCAGGTGTCGCACATCAACGACAACCGACGCCGCATTCATACCCGGATCGCACAGTTGCTCACCGGCACCCGGCACAGTCAGACGCCGCCTTCACCCATGCGCCGGGTCGTGTCGGGCATTGTGGTGGAGGCCATCGACGGCAACGACTACGTCGTCGGCTCGAACTTCATCCTGCTGGAACTGGCCATCCAGTCGACGCGGGACGTACACGTCTGGGGCGGACGCATCACCCATCGCCTGCGCCAAGCCGGGGACGGCTGGCTGATGGCGGCCAAGAAAGTGGTGCTGGTCGATGGCGACGAGCCGATCCCGAACATTTCGTTCCTGATCTGA
- the nadA gene encoding quinolinate synthase NadA translates to MSIDTLYATPVNDYPRTADVERPEPAGAERAALEARIRELLKAQDAVLVAHYYVEDALQALAESSGGYVSDSLDMARFGHEHPASTLIVAGVRFMGETAKILNPEKRVLMPELEATCSLDLGCPIDRFAAFCDQHPDRTVVVYANTSAAVKARADWMVTSSCAADIVAHLRDQGQKILWAPDKHLGAYIKEQTGADMLLWDGACIVHEEFKGAELEALRREHPRAKVLAHPESPASVVAQADVVGSTSRMVQAVRDMDADEFIVATDRGIFHKMRQLAPGKRLIEAPTAGKSATCRSCAHCPWMAMNSLTALLHALETGAGEIHVDPVIGARARIPIERMLDFTRRQKLQTAGDA, encoded by the coding sequence ATGTCCATCGATACCCTGTACGCCACCCCGGTCAATGACTATCCGCGCACCGCGGACGTGGAGCGTCCGGAGCCGGCTGGCGCCGAGCGTGCGGCGCTGGAGGCCCGCATCCGCGAGTTGCTCAAGGCGCAGGACGCCGTGCTGGTGGCGCATTACTACGTCGAGGACGCGCTGCAGGCGCTGGCCGAATCCAGCGGCGGCTACGTGTCCGACTCGCTCGACATGGCGCGCTTCGGCCACGAGCACCCGGCCTCGACGTTGATCGTCGCCGGCGTGCGCTTCATGGGTGAGACGGCCAAGATCCTGAACCCGGAGAAGCGCGTGCTGATGCCGGAGCTGGAGGCCACCTGCTCGCTGGACCTGGGCTGCCCGATAGACCGCTTTGCGGCTTTCTGCGACCAGCACCCGGACCGCACGGTGGTGGTGTACGCCAACACCTCGGCGGCGGTGAAGGCGCGGGCAGACTGGATGGTGACCTCGTCCTGCGCGGCGGACATCGTGGCGCACCTGCGCGATCAGGGGCAAAAGATCCTGTGGGCGCCGGACAAGCACCTGGGTGCCTATATCAAAGAGCAGACCGGCGCCGACATGCTGCTGTGGGACGGCGCCTGCATCGTGCACGAGGAATTCAAGGGCGCCGAGCTGGAGGCGCTGCGCCGCGAACACCCGCGCGCCAAGGTGTTGGCGCACCCGGAATCGCCGGCCAGCGTCGTCGCCCAGGCCGACGTGGTCGGTTCCACCAGTCGCATGGTGCAGGCGGTTCGCGACATGGACGCCGACGAGTTCATCGTCGCCACCGACCGCGGCATCTTCCACAAGATGCGCCAGCTGGCGCCGGGCAAGCGGCTGATCGAGGCGCCCACCGCCGGCAAGAGCGCCACCTGCCGCAGCTGCGCGCACTGTCCGTGGATGGCCATGAACAGCCTGACCGCGTTGCTGCATGCGCTGGAAACCGGCGCCGGGGAGATTCACGTCGATCCGGTCATCGGCGCGCGCGCCCGGATACCGATCGAGCGGATGCTGGACTTCACCCGCCGGCAGAAGCTCCAGACCGCGGGCGACGCCTGA